In Cyanobacteria bacterium GSL.Bin1, the genomic stretch CATCATCGGGATTGGATAAAATAATTCCAGAATCTGGAGTAACCACTTCCGCACCGCCGGATGTCATAGCAGTAATGACAGGTAATTCACTGGCCATTGCTTCTAGTAGTACTAAGGTAAAGGCTTCATAACGAGAGGGAAAGACGAAAAAGTCCACCGCTTGCATAAGCTGGGGGATGTCTTGGCGATATCCTAAAAAATGGACACGTTCATCAATGTCTAATTCACCAGCAAGTTGAGGATAGGGGCTATCTTTTGTACTTCCAGCAACTGCCAAATGTAATTCCTGAACTTGAACTAATGCATGAAGTACCGTATCAAGGTTTTTGCGAGGGGTACGGATATCTCCGGCAAAAAAAGCGAGGGGAACTTTTTCAGGAAGCCCAAAGTTGATTCGTTCAACTTTTTTAGGGTGAAACTCTTCAATGTCAACTCCATTGAAAATCACCTTAATCTTTTGTGGAGGAACACCAATTGCGACCAGTTCTTCTTTAATTTTTTTAGAAACAGCAACAATCACTTTAGCTCGACGAAAAGCGTGCTTTTCCCAAGCAGCATTTAATGCTGTATAGATCCACTGGTAAAGACTGTAGAGATTACGATGGACTCTAATCGTGTGAACGCGCGATCGCGCCCAAGCACTATGGATAAAGTGAACGGCATTGACATCCCCTGGGAAATGAGTAATGGCACCGTTAACCTTAATCACATCAAATTCAGCGTGGTGTTGACGCAACCAAAGGGTACTTTTCCAGGAAAAAATCAAATTTCGGAGCAATTCTGTTGGCCAACCTTGAACAAAAATCGGAATCCAATTGATTTGGTTGTGCTGAACAAGGTCTGGCGCGATCGCGCTAGCCAGTAAAGTGACCTCATGCCCCCGACGGATCGCTTCGCCAACAATTTCATAATTAACTCTTCCTTGTCCATCCCCTGGAATAACTCGATGAGTAACAAGACACAGTTTCATCACAGCTTATAGCCTTTAAATCAAGCAGTGTATATGTATGGGTAAAGAATATATATAAAATTCGCTAGACTTTGGAAGTGCGATC encodes the following:
- a CDS encoding glycosyltransferase encodes the protein MKLCLVTHRVIPGDGQGRVNYEIVGEAIRRGHEVTLLASAIAPDLVQHNQINWIPIFVQGWPTELLRNLIFSWKSTLWLRQHHAEFDVIKVNGAITHFPGDVNAVHFIHSAWARSRVHTIRVHRNLYSLYQWIYTALNAAWEKHAFRRAKVIVAVSKKIKEELVAIGVPPQKIKVIFNGVDIEEFHPKKVERINFGLPEKVPLAFFAGDIRTPRKNLDTVLHALVQVQELHLAVAGSTKDSPYPQLAGELDIDERVHFLGYRQDIPQLMQAVDFFVFPSRYEAFTLVLLEAMASELPVITAMTSGGAEVVTPDSGIILSNPDDVKALVEALQTLTNNAPLRNQMGQAARKVAQKHTWAVMARSYLNLFEQLNY